Proteins from a genomic interval of Heteronotia binoei isolate CCM8104 ecotype False Entrance Well chromosome 5, APGP_CSIRO_Hbin_v1, whole genome shotgun sequence:
- the LOC132571879 gene encoding oocyte zinc finger protein XlCOF6-like: protein MLEDYGSEAFVEGDQENEEDEELHHRSPDEVKNEDLRGNVRNQDRAKRQKGSHIVEKRDQPIPFQGGDFSEAIHVVEETYKCTECGMIFSDETQYNVHLQTQCEKDTHQGLEGGKNFFCRAEFLQHQLTHAGEKHDSFSDCGESFSEKSELAQPQSIHSREKPFICSESGMTSSDGGHGNLHFPRNILTKACKCFRCGRHFKYRSQLLVHQRIHTGEIPFGCSECGMKFSGPGSLQEHQKIHRGEKSFKCSDCGKSFMLNSHLQLHQRIHTREKRFECSVCGNKFSHRHSLIKHQRIHTGEKPFECPECGRRFNQSGHLQEHRRIHTGEKPFECSECGKRFSLNSSLQRHWITHTGEKPFECSECGKRFSLKNSLQHHQRTHSGEKPFECSECGKRFNQSIRLREHRRTHTGEKPFECSECGKRFSLRGNLCKHMRTHPGEKPFECFECGKRFRLNDSLQLHIRAHAGENPFECSECGRVFSETGSLLKHLLVHTEEKPFECPWCSKRFGYRRNLTKHLKIHTGEKPFECSECGKRLYDSSNFQRHLRTHTTEKLFECSECGKKFSQSSHLQEHQRTHTGEQPYECSECGKKFSLSSNLHKHLRTHTGEKPFECSECGKKFRLNDTLQMHQRSHTGEKPFECSECGKKFSQSGHLQLHQRTHTGEKPFVCTLCGKRFTATGSLRKHQRVHTGEKPFECSECGKRFCHSSNFQRHLRIHTKEKPFHCPECGKSFSQSGHLQQHLISHTGEKPFGCSVCGKRFTRSDNLQHHQRTHVEETF from the exons ATGCTGGAGGACTATGGGAGTGAGGCCTTTGTGG AAGGTGATCAAGAgaatgaggaggatgaggaactgcACCATCGATCACCAGATGAAGTCAAGAATGAAGACTTGAGAGGAAATGTCAGGAATCAAGACAGAGCCAAGAGGCAGAAAGGAAGCCACATAGTCGAGAAGAGGGATCAACCCATTCCCTTTCAGGGAGGAGATTTCTCTGAAGCAATTCACGTGGTGGAGGAAACATACAAGTGCACAGAGTGTGGAATGATTTTCTCTGATGAAACCCAATATAATGTCCATTTGCAAACACAGTGTGAAAAGGACACCCATCAAGGCTTGGAAGGTGGAAAGAACTTCTTTTGCAGAGCAGAGTTCCTTCAACATCAATTAACACATGCAGGAGAGAAACATGACAGTTTCTCAGACTGTGGTGAGAGTTTTTCAGAGAAATCAGAACTTGCTCAACCCCAAAGCATTCATTCAAGAGAAAAGCCATTCATCTGTTCGGAGAGTGGAATGACATCTTCTGATGGAGGACATGGAAATTTACATTTCCCAAGGAACATTCTAACAAAAGCATGTAAATGCTTTCGGTGTGGAAGGCACTTTAAATAcagatcacagctccttgtgcaccaaagaatACACACAGGGGAGATACCTTTtggatgctcagagtgtggaatgaAATTCAGTGGGCCTGGCAGTCTTCAGGAACATCAAAAAATCCACAGAGGTGAGAAGTCTTTTAAgtgctcagattgtggaaagagtttcATGTTGAATAGTCATCTTCAgttgcatcaaagaatccacacaagggagaaacgttttgaatgctcagtgtgtggaaataAATTCAGTCACAGACATAGCCTAATAAAGCACCAAAgaatccacacgggggagaaaccttttgagtgcccAGAGTGTGGAAGACGTTTcaatcagagtggccatcttcaagaacatcgaagaattcacacaggggagaagccttttgagtgctcagagtgtggaaagagatttagctTGAACAGCAGTCTTCAGAGGCACTGgataactcacacaggggagaaacctttcgaatgctcagagtgtggaaagagattcagcctgAAGAACAGTCTTCAgcatcatcaaagaacccactcaggggagaaaccttttgaatgctcagagtgtggaaagagattcaatcaaaGCATCCGTCTTCGAGAACATCGTAGAACTCAcaccggggagaaaccttttgagtgctcagagtgtggaaagagattcagcttGCGTGGCAATCTTTGCAAACATATGAGAACTCacccaggggagaaaccttttgaatgctttgagtgtggaaagagattcagattGAATGACAGTCTTCAGCTGCATATAAGAGCCCATGCAGGGGAGaatccttttgaatgctcagagtgtggaagggtATTCAGTGAAACAGGTAGCCTTCTAAAGCACTTACTagtccacacagaggagaaaccttttgaatgcccatGGTGTAGTAAGAGATTCGGTTACAGACGCAATCTTACAAAGCACCTaaaaatccacacaggggagaagccatttgaatgctctgagtgtggaaagagattgtaTGACAGTAGCAATTTTCAacggcatctaagaacccacacaacgGAGAAActatttgaatgctcagagtgtggaaagaagttCAGTCAGAGCAGTCATcttcaagaacatcagagaactcacacaggggagcaaccttatgaatgctcagagtgtggcaaGAAATTCAGCTTGAGTAGCAATCTTCACAAACATttgagaactcacacaggggagaaaccttttgaatgctctgagtgtggaaagaaattcaggttGAATGACACTCTTCAGATGCATCaaagaagccacacaggggagaaaccttttgaatgctcagagtgtgggaaaaaatttagtcagagtggccatcttcagctgcatcaaagaacccacacaggggagaaaccttttgtatgcacactgtgtggaaagagatttactgCCACAGGTAGCCTTCGAAAGCACCAACgagtccacacaggggagaaaccttttgaatgctctgagtgtggaaagcgCTTTTGTCACAGTAGCAATTTTCAACGGCATCTAAGAATCCACACAAAGGAGAAACCTTTTCACtgcccagagtgtggaaaaagttttagtcagagtggccatctgcaACAACATCTAATatctcacacaggggaaaaaccttttggaTGCTcggtgtgtggaaagagattcactcggAGTGACAATCTTCAgcatcatcaaagaacccatgttgaagaaaccttttga